From the Anabaena sphaerica FACHB-251 genome, one window contains:
- a CDS encoding Uma2 family endonuclease encodes MTSATNRPYTETSLPDHTQLPEINGINWQEHPQSILLTQSIKPVLQKRHPDGQYTIGQDCGIYWRITDPPERGAEAPDWFYVPNVPSLLNGKIRRSYVLWQEYISPLIALEFVSGNGEEERDQTPWQGKFWIYEQVIKPAFYGIYEVNKASVEVYELIGGQYQLLPANERGHYPITPMGVEIGIWQGQYQNMELPWLRWWDLDGNLLLDGDERAEQERQKSDRLIAQLRALGIEPEI; translated from the coding sequence ATGACCTCTGCAACCAACCGCCCCTACACAGAAACCAGTCTCCCAGATCATACCCAACTCCCAGAAATTAATGGTATAAACTGGCAAGAACATCCCCAAAGCATTCTACTAACTCAGTCCATTAAACCAGTATTACAAAAACGCCATCCCGATGGACAATATACTATAGGTCAAGATTGCGGTATTTACTGGCGTATTACCGATCCCCCAGAACGCGGTGCAGAAGCACCTGATTGGTTTTATGTTCCCAATGTTCCATCATTATTAAATGGTAAAATTCGCCGTTCTTATGTGCTTTGGCAAGAATATATTTCGCCATTAATTGCCTTAGAATTTGTTTCTGGAAATGGTGAAGAAGAACGAGATCAAACTCCTTGGCAGGGTAAATTTTGGATTTATGAACAAGTAATTAAACCAGCATTTTATGGTATTTATGAAGTGAATAAAGCCAGTGTAGAAGTTTATGAATTAATTGGTGGACAATATCAGTTATTACCAGCAAATGAACGGGGACATTATCCAATTACACCGATGGGTGTTGAAATAGGTATTTGGCAAGGACAATATCAAAATATGGAATTACCTTGGTTACGTTGGTGGGATTTAGATGGTAATTTATTATTGGATGGTGATGAAAGGGCTGAACAAGAACGGCAAAAAAGCGATCGCCTCATTGCCCAATTACGTGCTTTAGGAATAGAACCAGAAATATAA
- a CDS encoding nucleic acid-binding protein — MNRLILLDSGPLGMVTNPKAKGLPLACQQWLKRLLARGERFAIPEIADYEVRRELLRANLLKSVHRLDNLKQTLEYIPIQTETMLLAAKLWAEARQTGQPTADDKALDGDIILSAQARLIANDTTEVIVATTNIGHLSRFITASDWQVIN; from the coding sequence ATGAATCGTTTAATTTTATTAGACTCTGGTCCTCTAGGAATGGTAACAAATCCTAAAGCAAAAGGTCTTCCTCTAGCCTGTCAACAATGGTTAAAAAGACTTTTAGCACGAGGTGAACGGTTTGCAATCCCAGAAATTGCAGATTATGAAGTACGTAGAGAATTACTGCGTGCAAATTTATTAAAAAGTGTCCATCGTCTCGATAACTTAAAACAAACCCTTGAATATATTCCTATTCAAACAGAGACTATGCTATTAGCAGCAAAGCTTTGGGCAGAAGCAAGACAAACCGGGCAACCTACAGCCGACGACAAAGCCTTAGATGGAGATATTATTCTCTCTGCTCAAGCTCGCCTAATTGCTAATGATACGACAGAAGTAATCGTTGCAACGACAAATATTGGTCATTTAAGTCGATTTATTACGGCTTCTGATTGGCAGGTTATTAATTGA